DNA sequence from the Shewanella piezotolerans WP3 genome:
AACGGCATCCGCATCACTAATACTGACTGCGCTTAGATCTAAATTACTAATCATATCTTCAGTTACAGATAGTTCTGTGGGTAATACTCCATTTTGCAGCGGATCGTCATTCTGTGCAGTAACAGAAACTGTGCGAGTATCATTTACTGAGGCGGAATTAGAGTCCGTCGCGGTGAAAGTGATAGTGCGATTACTGGTGCCAGGGTTATCTGAGGTATTTCGATAACGCAAAGACTGCAATACTTCCTGCACATTGGCATTGGTGGCATCACTATTGAAAGTAATGGTTAAGAGTGTGTTATTTGTTACTACAGCGCCAGATACGCTTACATCAGCAATATCTGTACCGTTAGCAAGAATATTGGTACCAGAAACAGTGATGGCTATACCGTCAACATCTAAATCACTTAGGCTGATTTCGTCAGCAGCTTCTGCGTTTGCCGTTATTTGAACCTGTAACGAGCCACCATCCCAGTCGGCATCACCGTCGGCATCAGACAGCGTAGCAGCGACATCTATCTGAGTGGCAGCCGCATTCTCAGTGTAACTTGCTGTTGAGTTATCAACTGAAATAGTCGGAGCGGTGTTAGCAGCTGGGCCATCATTTATCACAAAATTATGAAATTGATGTCCATAAAAGCCAGGGTAAGTTGGAGCGAGTGTCGCTTTATGGCGGATCCTGACCTCATCAACGTTATCAAAGTCACTTGGAAGAGTAACCGTCGTTATACCTGCAGCGCTTGGATCGTCATCAATTGTAGAAGGGTTGATAGCAAATTCAACTCTGGCAACGATGGCATCGTCTCTTAGCCCCAAAACTTCTAGTCGATTATTCTCATCCCTTAAGACTGCGACTGAAAAACTCGTAAAATCGAATTCCTGACCAGCCTGCTGTCTAAATACCAACCAAATCGCATCAGGGTTTCCGCGCGGCGCATCACTTGAATAGACTGATAAACCAAGAATTCCAGCAATGGGCTCATGTTCACTAGCTCCATAAAAACCAGCAATATTCCCACCGCCACAATCCATTAACGCAGCAAACGAGACACTGTCAGCATCTTCGGTACATTTAAAATCAAAGCTACCATGGTTGGCACTACTCAGACTAAACGATTTGACTGGACCAACGTCTACAGGGTCAGTATCTAAGATGGTACTCGTGGCAGCATTAGCTGAAAGACTAAAAAATGATAATAACAGTAGCACTGAACCAACTAACTGCTTAACTAAAGATAAAACGGGCAGGAGTAGTTTACTCATAACGGACGCACTTCCATGTGTTAACGATTGATATCAAAACTTTCACTTCAAGCGATTAACTTGAAGCGATTAACTCGAAGCTACTAACTTCAAATAGGCCACATTAAAGACTTCGACTTCAATACTTCCCAATTTTTCCTATTCGCAGTAAAGCACTCCATGGGATCTTGCTTTACTGCGCGGCTAGCAAAAATACAAATAAACCTAGCTTCTGGTCGGATAGATCCCATCTAACGCCATAATATAGTTAAGCGTTAAGTAGGGTTGCTCTACACTTATAAATGCACCAGTACCTGTATTGCCAATGCTGTTGGCAGACATTGGCGTCAAGCTACTCGCTGCAGTGTACATTTCAGTTGTCACTGAACCGCTGGCAGTCTTGGAGTCAGAGGTCTGTCCATTTTGTAATGGGCTAGCTCCTGGGCCAGAACCTATCTGCCCACTAACAGGGATACCTGCTGGGATAGACACTGTAACCTTAGAACTACCGCTGCCTGTTGCAAGCACCGCATTAGTCGGATCGCTGGTAGTACCCTCTTTTGAGCTAGCATTAAGAGGGTGATTGTGGGGAGGAAGTTGAGCTGACTGCAAGGTAATGTTTTGGCGTCCACCTAACTGACCAATAACCCTATTAGCTTGCCCTGGGGGCTGACCTTGTCCGGTTACTGTTCGGCCACGCAGATCGGCTATGCCAAAGGTGACTCGACCATCGCCACCATAATTACTCCCAATGAGAGAGAACAAAGAAGCATTCTGGCTGATCTCCATCAACTGCCCTTTACAAATAGCCCAATTTCTAGGCGCAAAAGAAAATCCAACTGCTCTTATCTCTCCAATAAACGGATCAGCCATAATATATATCCTTATAAAACTGTTAATGTTTTGGTTGTTACTGCGAGTAAAATTTAACCTTGTAGCCTTATGCTTTTAGTGAGCTAACTAAAATTTCAAACTCTGTTGACGAGTTAAGTGAAAGGCAGAGATAACTTTTTTCAATTTTTGGGTGTTCGACATAGTAGCCACCATCTTCTAACAAACCACCCGCTACAAACTCAAAAATTGCGCTAAATGATGTGGTCGACTCACGTTTAGATTCCGTTATATGGGTGAGTGATACGGGCAATTGATTCCCCAATTGATCTTTAATCACAAACTGTTCACCAACTAATGACTTAATATTCTCGAAAGTAAACGGCTTCATTCCCCAACTCCTATTTGATTTATTGTTAGATTGCTAGTTTGTTGGATACCAAACCATTAATTGACAGGGCGACTTTATCGACTCGACTGTAAAGCCTAGATTTTGATACATAGAGATTGCTGCCGTATTACTTAAATCAACCACTAATGTCATCGGAACACTCACTTTTGCAGCAGCTTGCTGTAGCGCATTGATAACGGACTTACCATAGCCCTTTCCTTGGGCTTGCGGGATAAACATGAGATCAACTAAATGAGCCACATTCGCACTAAAATCAACCACAGCTCTGCCAATCCGCTCACTATGAAGCAGCACAATAAAGGTCATTGCATTGGGGTATTGATGGCCATAACCGGAGGTTTGCCAACATAGTTGTTGCTCAACCAGCGATTCGACAAAATCGGTGTCAGAACTTGCATTGAGGAGAAAAGAGCGAGTGCTGCGAAATAGTGCTTCAATAAACGGCGCATCAGTTGAGCGCGAAGGAACTAACGCTAAACCGTTATTAAAATGTAATTTTTCCATCATTAATTCCGTTTAATGAACCAAATCTAAAATTAGCGATATACGCTTCTAGCTCATGGGCACAGTGAACATTACGCATACTCCACTCGCTATTATAGATACCTACTTGATTGTTTTAACATAGTTTTTATCAATGTTAAGCAAAAAAAAGGTAATACTTTAGTCTTGATAACTAGCCATCAGTTCAGCTTTATTACTTCTGGACGACTGAGTTATTACAGGCTACCAAGCCAATACAGCGTACAAGCACAACTGACGCCCCACCAAAGACAAAATCAACCTAAAGTATGACCATGCATTTGACCATCTACGACATTAAGGGTATTCAAGTTCGGATTAATTCGCTATCACCTCCCTCTTGCTCAGGATACATGTTTAGATATTGGACAATCCGAGGAGAATCAGCCTTGTTAGGACTGCCTCCATGGGGCAAAGCATGATGCCAAATAATAAGATCACCAGCCTTTGCGGCAATAGCGGTTCCATGGAGATTTGGGAAATGATAAGGGTCATCGTCGGCTGACATTAATAAACTATCTGAAGCAACTTCGGTCAGCTTCTTATGGTAACCAGGAACGCAGGTGAACGCTCCTTGTTCGAGTCGAGTATCGGTTAAGTACAGTATTCCTTGTAAGCCAAAAGTCTTTGCTTTGGCACGGTTAACATCAATATGCAACAAAGGGCCAGGGTAAGACCATAACTCGGTTTCTGGTGGATTAAAGCCTACTCTATCCGTCGTTGTACACAACTGGCTTTCGATGCCAAAATACCGATATAGCTGTCGATAAACTTGGCTGATGATTGACGTATTTCGATTCGCCGTTAAGGTAGGGTGATCAAACATCTGTACCATTGTTTTCTGCCACAGAGGGTGTGGATCAGTCCAAGATAAGACCTCATCGGGACGCTTATTTAGAAACTGCCATATTGCGCTGCAGGTAGCCTCGCACTGCGAGGGAGGAATAGCATTTTCGATGATGAGATAACCTAGCCTATCAAACTGCTGTAGCTGTTCCATTGACAAGATATCTGCAGCCGCAAAAGGCACGCTATCTCCTGATTTGGAGCATACATCCAGCATTACACCATCCGTTTTATCATGCTCAATTGTGCTCATTCTTTGCCATACCCACAGCTCAAACTCTGCGAACGTCTGACTCGCATAGACAAAGCTAACCCACTCTTCAATCCCACAGCCCAACCTATCCATTATCGCAACATCAATGAGCCACTCTTCGCTTTTAACAGCGGGCTCTATACCTCCCTTCAGGTCCAACTTGGCCTTATGCCAGATCCTTTTAATGCCAGCGATTCCCCTGTCACCAACCTCACTATAATCAGGTAATCTTATGCACAGCTGCATATGTTCAGTTTGCCAGCGAAAATGCCACTCTGGCTCCTCTATATAATCGAATGATATTTTTGAGCCAGCCACAAATTGATGTTCGATTGTGACCTCTGGAATAGTCAAATCTGATTGCCGTTCAGTGATGACAAAGCGTTTATAAATTTTTATTTCAGTTGATATTTTAAAATCTGGGTATAGAACGCGGCACCAAGTTTCACTGTCAGGAATACTCAACTCACACGCCAAGCTGTCAATGCCTTGCTGCTGTATTGTATGTGCTGACTGTTTATTTAACTCGTAGACGATTCCCAACAATATAGGCGAAAGTTCTGCTTCAGTTAAAGACAATTGAGATCCAGTAAACTGCTGCTCACTTTCACACCCCAAATGGGTCAACCATGCCGACACCTGAACGCATTCAGGGATCAGAACACCATCAGCCTTTAAAAACTGCTGTAGATGGGCAAAAATAAAAATCTGTGGTTCTTTTTTTAAAGCATTTTTCATTGTCTCTGACACAATTAAATCGAACTCTACACCTTCCTTAGGGTAAAAATTCGTCGCATCTGCAGTGATAATTTCACTGATATAATCCTGTAACTCAAATTCCTTGATTATTTTAGTGATACCATCAATTGACACCTTATGGATATCAATGAGAGTAAGAGATAGCCTAATTGGGCTATTCATGACTTTGTAATAACAGAGCAGCGGTAAGATGAGCAGTCCGAAAGGTCCCGTACCCGCATATAGAATGTTCACTTCATTACTATGAGAGCTTTTATCCAATATTGCTTGCTCTATCCCTTGGATAAACAACTGAGTTCTAAGTAGATCTTGCGCACATTTTGCTGCAACCGTAGGTGAGACAGCTAATCCACATACGGTACGGCTCTCTCCAAAAGCAATATTATCCTCTTTAAGATCATCAACCCTACTCGCCTCCGAAAGAATAAGGGCTAAAGAGTCTATACTCTGCTTCACTGTGCCAATCTCAGCCGAGTTAGAATTCAAAATAGCACCGACATGTATGCTCACTTCATCTATAGACATCATTAACTTAACTCCTTTTAATCTACTTTCACTTCAATGTGATATCGACTCGTGATGCTCTTGAACAGGCTCATATTTTCAATAACAAGGATGAACATCTTGCTATCAAGCAGCCAGTCGAAGTTACCGCTTAGGTCCATCAGTTGAACATTAGCCAAATTTAAAATACTGCTTTATGATAAATAATCAATCGATTAAGCATATATTCCCGTTTTACGAGATGATGACTGATTCAGAGGCATGATGCCGATTCAATTTTAAGCGTATAACATATAAATAGTTACTCCTCCTCAAGCTAACGCAACAACGAATTGGGCAAGCACAATGCCTTCGTTATTGAGTTTTAAAGCAAGGGGAATATAATTCAAAACAACACAATGCGTATATTTGCGACGTAGAGACAAATTCATGGATGAACTAACGACGTTACAGAAAATATTAACTTTTCTGGCAGAAATAGATATTGAAGCCAGAGAAGCTCACATTGAGCAGAAGACTTTTTTACCTGGCATTTTGATTGATAAAGGTAAGCTAATATTCGATAAAGATAAAATGAAAAACCCAGGGGATTTACTCCATGAGGCTGGCCACATTGCAGTAACAGAGTTTGCAGCTAGAGGCACCCTATCAGGTGATGTATACACAGCAGGTCATTCCCCAGCTGACGAAATGGCTGCGATTGCCTGGTCTTGGGCTGCACTACAATTTATTGGCCTTCCAAGTCAGATTTTATTTCACCAAGATGGCTATAAAGGGGCTTCAGAAAATTACATCGAAACCTTTAGTCAAGGCCAAGGATTTGGCTATCCAATGTTAGTTTATTATGGTCTTTGCCTCGCCCCAGAAACTAAAGAGGGTTATCCATCAATGTGTAGCTGGCTGCGAGATTAATCCCCAAAGCCAGACATTAAAAAACCATGATGCACACACATCATGGTCTTAGCACCATAGACTTAGTACATATAGCTACAGTTTATCGAGTGTGCGATCTTCACTGCTCCAGTTTAAGTGATACTTATCACCAGCAGGCTTATCGGTACGCTCAAAAGTATGCGCACCAAAAAAGTCACGTTGACCTTGCAATAAGCTCGCTGGCAGACGTTCGCAGCGATAGCTATCGTAATAAGCCAGTGCCGAACTGATGCATGGCGCAGGAATACCGTTCATCACCGCTGCGGATACCGCAAAGCGCCAATCATTCTGTTTTTCTGATAATGCCTTGGCAAATGTTTCAGCCATCAATAGATTCTCAAGCTCCGCGTTTTGCTGGTAAGCCTGAGTAATTGACTGCAAAAATGTTGCACGGATAATACAACCAGCGCGCCATATTTTAGCGATTTCAGCAAAGTCTAGCTTCCAACCTTGCTCTTTAGCTTGCATCGCCATCAATTGAAATCCTTGAGCATAACTACAGACTTTGGCGCAATATAAGGCGTTTTCTAGCTGGGCAATAAAGACCTGTTCATCGCCATCTGCAAATTTTGCTACAGGGGTGTGACTTGGGCCTGATAGCTGTTGGCTCAACTGTTGCCTCTGAACTTTTTGAGTGCTGACAGCACGTGCATAAACCGCTTCGGCAATAGTAGGAGCTGGGCAACCAATTTGTAAACTGCTTACCGCAGTCCAAAGACCCGTGCCTTTTTGCCCCGCTTTATCAAGGATCATATCAACAAGCGGCGCCCCGGTTAACGGATCGGCTTGTTGCAAAACATCAGCACTAATTTCCATTAAGTAGCTATTAAGCGAACCTGCGTTCCAACGCTCAAACACTTCACCTACTTGAGCAGGCGTGTAACCAAGTCCATCACGCAGCAACTGGTATGCTTCGCAAATAAGCTGCATATCGGCGTACTCGATACCGTTATGTACCATTTTTACGTAATGTCCTGAGCCTGCAGGGCCAATATAAGTGGTACAGGGTTCGCCCTCTTTTACTGGGTTAGCGGGCTCAAAACGCTCGATAGGCAAACCTGTTTTGGCATCAACCTTAGCGGCAATCGCTTGCCAGATAGGTTCAATGCGATTCCAAGCTGTTAAACTGCCACTCGGCATCAAAGAAGGGCCAAAACGAGCTCCGACTTCACCGCCAGAAACGGCGCAGCTAAAGAACAAGAAATCACTGGCGTAACGCTTTTCGCGTTCAACCGTATCAGTCCAAAGACTATTGCCCGTATCGATAACAATATCATCAGCTTCGATACCCGCTTCGATAAGAGACTGGCACACACCATCAACAGGCGCGCCCGCTGGCACGGACAATAGTACTACACGCGGCTTTTCTAATTTAGATAACATTTCAGAAATATTATTACAGCCATCGATACGCGCATCGACGACATTATTTAGATACTTAATACGCTCTAATTCTTCTTGGCGAACAACACCTTGTACCTTGTCAGCATCGAGGTCAAATGCAGCAACTCTATAGTGGTTATCAGCGATATTAAGCGCAAGGTTCTTGCCCATTACGCCTAATCCTACAACGCCAATATCATAAAGCTCGGTTTGATTATTCATTTAAGTATTATTCCGCAGGTCACAGAGAATCCCCTATCTATTCTAGTCGTAAATTCAAATGAATTTGCTGACAGGATAGGTTTTATTTTGTTGCGGATTATACAGACTTTGGTAACTAAATTACTAGCTTTGTCGCGAGTTGCCACTAACTTTTACCAGCTTGTTTTATATGAAGAACAGTGAATCCCCGCTAGAAAATAGCCAGCGGTATTGGTCCTTGTATATAGCTGGATCGAATCATCAGTTAAGGGTGTAGCTGCTAGACAGGATGTTGAGGTGTCGTCATTCCATGAATGTGCAGAAACTGCCAAGGCTCGCCTCTAGTAAATCGATATAGGTCAGCGAAAACATCCATGTTTTCGACGGCCTCTGCCGTACCTATACTTGGTATTTGGTGTCTATTTCAGACCCTAAGTGTTCGGTTGCTAACTCGGAGATGCGCCAAAGAGAGTCAACTTCCAAATGAAGGCTGGTTACATTATCTTTGTATCCTTGCTATGGGTTAGCCCGTCTGAACTTGAAGCTATGCAGCTATCAATCGCCTCCAGCGGGGTATGTGCAGACACTTCTGAAGCTCGCCGCTAGTACGTCCGTGTAGGCTCAACGAAAACGTCCCTGTTTTCGACGGCTTCAGCCGTATCTACACCTAGTAATTGGTGTACTCATTAGAGCTAGTCGTTTTGGGGCTAACTTGGAAATGCCCCAAAGTTAGTTTACGCCAACAATTAGTCCAATACAGCAATAACCTCTTTGTAATACTTTTTCTCATCAGTCGGAAAGAGCAGTGTTTGTGTTTTTATACAGTATTATTGGC
Encoded proteins:
- a CDS encoding phage tail protein; its protein translation is MADPFIGEIRAVGFSFAPRNWAICKGQLMEISQNASLFSLIGSNYGGDGRVTFGIADLRGRTVTGQGQPPGQANRVIGQLGGRQNITLQSAQLPPHNHPLNASSKEGTTSDPTNAVLATGSGSSKVTVSIPAGIPVSGQIGSGPGASPLQNGQTSDSKTASGSVTTEMYTAASSLTPMSANSIGNTGTGAFISVEQPYLTLNYIMALDGIYPTRS
- a CDS encoding DUF6916 family protein: MKPFTFENIKSLVGEQFVIKDQLGNQLPVSLTHITESKRESTTSFSAIFEFVAGGLLEDGGYYVEHPKIEKSYLCLSLNSSTEFEILVSSLKA
- a CDS encoding GNAT family N-acetyltransferase gives rise to the protein MMEKLHFNNGLALVPSRSTDAPFIEALFRSTRSFLLNASSDTDFVESLVEQQLCWQTSGYGHQYPNAMTFIVLLHSERIGRAVVDFSANVAHLVDLMFIPQAQGKGYGKSVINALQQAAAKVSVPMTLVVDLSNTAAISMYQNLGFTVESIKSPCQLMVWYPTN
- a CDS encoding phytanoyl-CoA dioxygenase family protein, which gives rise to MMSIDEVSIHVGAILNSNSAEIGTVKQSIDSLALILSEASRVDDLKEDNIAFGESRTVCGLAVSPTVAAKCAQDLLRTQLFIQGIEQAILDKSSHSNEVNILYAGTGPFGLLILPLLCYYKVMNSPIRLSLTLIDIHKVSIDGITKIIKEFELQDYISEIITADATNFYPKEGVEFDLIVSETMKNALKKEPQIFIFAHLQQFLKADGVLIPECVQVSAWLTHLGCESEQQFTGSQLSLTEAELSPILLGIVYELNKQSAHTIQQQGIDSLACELSIPDSETWCRVLYPDFKISTEIKIYKRFVITERQSDLTIPEVTIEHQFVAGSKISFDYIEEPEWHFRWQTEHMQLCIRLPDYSEVGDRGIAGIKRIWHKAKLDLKGGIEPAVKSEEWLIDVAIMDRLGCGIEEWVSFVYASQTFAEFELWVWQRMSTIEHDKTDGVMLDVCSKSGDSVPFAAADILSMEQLQQFDRLGYLIIENAIPPSQCEATCSAIWQFLNKRPDEVLSWTDPHPLWQKTMVQMFDHPTLTANRNTSIISQVYRQLYRYFGIESQLCTTTDRVGFNPPETELWSYPGPLLHIDVNRAKAKTFGLQGILYLTDTRLEQGAFTCVPGYHKKLTEVASDSLLMSADDDPYHFPNLHGTAIAAKAGDLIIWHHALPHGGSPNKADSPRIVQYLNMYPEQEGGDSELIRT
- the gndA gene encoding NADP-dependent phosphogluconate dehydrogenase, translating into MNNQTELYDIGVVGLGVMGKNLALNIADNHYRVAAFDLDADKVQGVVRQEELERIKYLNNVVDARIDGCNNISEMLSKLEKPRVVLLSVPAGAPVDGVCQSLIEAGIEADDIVIDTGNSLWTDTVEREKRYASDFLFFSCAVSGGEVGARFGPSLMPSGSLTAWNRIEPIWQAIAAKVDAKTGLPIERFEPANPVKEGEPCTTYIGPAGSGHYVKMVHNGIEYADMQLICEAYQLLRDGLGYTPAQVGEVFERWNAGSLNSYLMEISADVLQQADPLTGAPLVDMILDKAGQKGTGLWTAVSSLQIGCPAPTIAEAVYARAVSTQKVQRQQLSQQLSGPSHTPVAKFADGDEQVFIAQLENALYCAKVCSYAQGFQLMAMQAKEQGWKLDFAEIAKIWRAGCIIRATFLQSITQAYQQNAELENLLMAETFAKALSEKQNDWRFAVSAAVMNGIPAPCISSALAYYDSYRCERLPASLLQGQRDFFGAHTFERTDKPAGDKYHLNWSSEDRTLDKL